One stretch of Halobacillus litoralis DNA includes these proteins:
- a CDS encoding VOC family protein: MNHSLIRVGTIYLPVKEVDKSAIWYQEKLGADINYQDNQKAIIGLAGLSIFLVKSSPEQTSNFMDVGGSSCFAITFEVNGVEALRALHKELKGKGVSVGEIEDRGHPGLNFVFEDLQGNRLDVWSELSPSYEV, encoded by the coding sequence ATGAACCATTCATTAATCCGAGTAGGGACCATTTATTTACCTGTTAAAGAAGTGGATAAATCCGCAATCTGGTATCAAGAAAAGCTTGGAGCTGACATCAATTATCAAGATAACCAGAAAGCCATCATAGGTTTAGCAGGCCTCAGTATATTCTTAGTGAAATCATCGCCGGAACAAACATCCAACTTCATGGATGTGGGCGGAAGCTCTTGTTTTGCGATTACATTCGAAGTGAATGGAGTAGAAGCTTTGAGGGCTTTACATAAAGAATTAAAAGGCAAAGGAGTCTCGGTCGGCGAAATCGAAGACAGGGGCCATCCTGGTTTGAATTTTGTATTTGAGGATCTGCAGGGGAACCGGTTGGATGTCTGGAGTGAGTTAAGTCCTTCTTATGAAGTTTGA
- a CDS encoding YqkE family protein: MSKKKPQSGSLGDQLNADVLSKLKSKKTELKQQAVEREEQEKQRRIEERKRAEANKSFEELLNESELDWKSYKK, from the coding sequence ATGAGTAAGAAAAAGCCACAATCTGGATCACTCGGAGACCAGCTGAATGCCGATGTTCTTTCCAAACTGAAATCAAAAAAGACGGAACTGAAACAGCAGGCCGTCGAGCGGGAAGAACAGGAAAAGCAACGCCGCATTGAAGAGCGCAAGCGCGCAGAAGCGAACAAAAGCTTTGAAGAATTGCTGAACGAAAGTGAGCTTGATTGGAAATCCTACAAAAAATAA
- a CDS encoding MBL fold metallo-hydrolase: MKTLKDTIIQFTLPTPYAVGDVHVYLVKGDRLSLIDAGVKTEECWKVLVEQLKEAGYEPEDIEQVILTHHHPDHMGLIERLPNVRTIAGHPILKPWLEREEAYFSHYEEFFKGMYKESGVPERFFPLLKGLRKTLKWTSEGKLTHELTEGDRLPGHEEWVTIETPGHAQSHLSFYREGDGALIGGDHLLSHISSNPLLEPPHNKGEARPRPLLDYRDSMEKLLQWEIGMVYPGHGKIFDQAHDLILERLKKQEQRAEKVLRMFSEGPLRAYDVCKRLFPKHIENQFGLTMSETIGQLDYLESVEKLKVSYVDGEKFYQANR, encoded by the coding sequence ATGAAAACATTGAAGGATACTATTATACAGTTCACATTGCCGACCCCGTATGCGGTGGGGGATGTTCATGTTTATCTAGTAAAAGGTGACCGGCTCTCCCTTATCGATGCAGGTGTGAAGACAGAAGAGTGCTGGAAAGTCTTGGTCGAACAGTTAAAGGAAGCGGGATACGAACCGGAAGATATCGAACAGGTGATTTTGACTCATCACCATCCCGATCATATGGGGCTTATCGAACGACTGCCAAACGTGAGAACCATCGCCGGCCACCCCATATTGAAGCCTTGGCTTGAGCGGGAAGAAGCATACTTTTCTCATTATGAGGAATTTTTCAAAGGCATGTACAAGGAATCTGGAGTTCCTGAGCGCTTTTTCCCATTGTTAAAGGGATTGAGGAAGACATTGAAATGGACGTCAGAAGGAAAGCTCACGCATGAGTTGACCGAAGGCGATCGGTTACCAGGTCATGAAGAATGGGTCACGATTGAAACTCCCGGCCATGCCCAAAGCCATTTGTCCTTTTATAGAGAAGGCGACGGGGCTTTGATTGGTGGAGATCATCTACTTTCCCATATTTCTTCAAACCCTTTACTTGAGCCACCTCACAATAAAGGAGAGGCACGGCCAAGGCCATTGCTTGATTATCGCGATTCTATGGAAAAGTTGTTACAGTGGGAGATTGGTATGGTCTATCCAGGGCACGGGAAAATTTTCGATCAAGCGCACGACCTGATTCTAGAACGATTGAAGAAGCAGGAACAGAGGGCGGAAAAGGTGCTTCGGATGTTTAGCGAGGGGCCATTACGTGCATATGACGTATGCAAGCGTCTCTTTCCGAAACACATCGAAAATCAATTCGGTTTGACGATGTCAGAAACAATCGGACAACTGGACTACTTAGAAAGCGTGGAGAAACTTAAGGTTTCTTACGTAGACGGAGAAAAATTCTATCAAGCAAATAGGTGA
- a CDS encoding Y-family DNA polymerase, whose product MGHPSIDYGRYPDRGILCVDMKSFYASCAAIDRGLDPLTVPLAVVADTNRKGSVVLAATPAMKKKYGIRTGSRLFEIPSAPEIVIVSAQMRKYLEVSTQVTNLFHKFVPKEKIHTYSVDESFLEVGDNKGKFGVPEETAQMIVDELKETFHLDAAIGIGPNMLLSKLCLDLEAKKKGIARWTYDDFQEKLWSVAPLSEMWGIGPRLEHRLNRMGIWSVGQLAKFPLDRLEKTFGVMGNQLYYHANGIDLSDPGAPIIHGQVSYGKSQILLRDYQDPEEVKYVILEMCEEVARRARKKGHAGRTISLGIGYSKSEGAGGFHRSVSIEHPTSITMDIYHACLTLFHRFYNGGVVRRISVTLGNITEDANVQLDLFDDGRDKKRDLGYVMDEIRERYGQDMLLRAVSWTNAGTARHRSRLVGGHYAE is encoded by the coding sequence ATGGGACATCCGAGCATTGATTATGGAAGGTACCCGGACAGGGGAATTTTGTGTGTGGATATGAAGAGTTTCTATGCAAGCTGCGCGGCCATTGACCGGGGACTCGATCCGCTCACGGTTCCGCTTGCTGTCGTGGCGGATACGAACCGGAAAGGTAGTGTCGTACTGGCTGCGACTCCGGCGATGAAAAAGAAATACGGCATCCGTACAGGAAGCCGTCTGTTCGAAATTCCTTCCGCGCCGGAAATCGTCATCGTCTCCGCACAAATGAGGAAGTACTTAGAAGTGTCCACTCAAGTGACGAACCTTTTTCATAAATTCGTTCCAAAAGAAAAGATCCATACGTACAGCGTCGACGAAAGCTTTTTAGAAGTAGGGGACAACAAAGGAAAATTCGGCGTCCCGGAGGAGACGGCTCAAATGATCGTGGATGAATTAAAAGAAACGTTCCATTTGGATGCTGCAATCGGCATTGGTCCGAACATGCTGCTTTCCAAACTCTGTCTTGATCTTGAAGCAAAAAAGAAAGGCATCGCTCGCTGGACGTATGATGACTTTCAAGAGAAGTTGTGGTCGGTCGCTCCTCTGTCAGAAATGTGGGGGATTGGACCACGACTTGAGCACCGTCTGAATCGTATGGGCATCTGGTCTGTTGGTCAACTGGCAAAATTCCCACTCGATCGCCTCGAGAAAACGTTCGGTGTGATGGGAAACCAGCTTTACTACCACGCGAATGGCATCGACTTGTCCGATCCCGGTGCTCCCATCATTCACGGTCAGGTAAGCTATGGAAAAAGTCAGATTCTCCTTCGTGATTACCAAGATCCGGAAGAGGTGAAGTACGTCATTCTCGAAATGTGTGAGGAAGTCGCCCGTCGTGCCCGGAAAAAAGGCCACGCAGGGAGAACGATTTCCCTTGGGATCGGTTATAGCAAAAGTGAAGGTGCGGGTGGCTTTCACCGGTCGGTATCCATTGAGCATCCGACGAGCATTACCATGGACATCTATCACGCCTGCCTCACCCTGTTCCACCGCTTTTATAACGGCGGAGTCGTCCGCCGCATTTCCGTTACCCTCGGAAACATTACGGAAGATGCGAATGTTCAACTCGACTTGTTTGATGACGGGCGCGATAAAAAAAGGGACCTCGGTTATGTGATGGATGAAATTCGCGAGCGTTACGGACAGGATATGCTTCTCCGCGCGGTTTCATGGACAAATGCAGGGACCGCACGCCACCGCAGTCGCCTTGTCGGCGGACACTACGCAGAATAA
- a CDS encoding iron-sulfur cluster biosynthesis family protein translates to MKLRITEEAKQQLEQIHDPKRPIIRLFYDTEGCGCGVNGLPTIRLEKEERSTDRKVENDDYAVIIDDQQATFFKKDMKLDFMKGTFRLSSPDGILNPIIPIKDVKEGATV, encoded by the coding sequence ATGAAATTACGCATCACTGAAGAAGCGAAGCAGCAGCTAGAACAAATCCATGATCCCAAGCGTCCGATCATCCGGCTTTTCTATGACACTGAAGGATGTGGCTGTGGCGTGAATGGACTGCCAACCATTCGTCTGGAGAAAGAGGAGCGCTCTACCGATCGAAAAGTAGAAAATGATGATTATGCCGTCATTATTGATGATCAGCAGGCGACCTTTTTCAAAAAGGATATGAAGCTCGACTTTATGAAGGGCACGTTCCGCCTTTCCAGCCCGGACGGGATCCTGAATCCGATCATCCCGATCAAAGACGTGAAAGAAGGAGCGACCGTATGA
- a CDS encoding AbgT family transporter has translation MEQQEKKGLTMRILDWIERVGNKLPHPVTLFAIFALMVVVASWIFSTMNVEVEDPATGETLQVVNLLSSDGIQYMFESMVENFVGFAPLGTVLVTMLGIGIAERSGLISAMLRGLVTSVPRSLMTAALVFGGIMSSMAADAGYVVLTPLGAVLFAGLGRHPLAGLAAAFAGVSAGFSANLLLTSLDPLLGDLTIQAAATIDPAYADTILYTMNYFFMIASVFVLTIVGTLVTDKIVEPRLGDYKGGVEEEVNYLSPLEKKGMIGALIAFIVTIGLLSLLVVPSWGPLRNPDDFLASPFFHSLVPVILIMFFVPSYVYGKITDEIKNDKDVANQMSDTMASMGIYIVLAFTAGQFVAYFNHTNLGKVIAVSGAEFLDSIGFTGIGLIIAFMFVAGFINLFIGSSSAKWAIMAPVFVPLMMQLGYSPELTTLAYRIADSTTNIISPLMPYFAIVIAFAQKYDKKVGIGTLISTMLPYSIAFFVIWTLMLLIWMLTGLPIGPGAGFEYNG, from the coding sequence ATGGAACAACAAGAAAAGAAAGGGTTGACAATGCGCATACTCGACTGGATTGAGCGCGTCGGGAACAAATTGCCACACCCTGTCACATTGTTCGCAATATTTGCACTCATGGTTGTCGTCGCTTCCTGGATCTTCTCCACGATGAACGTGGAAGTTGAAGACCCAGCAACCGGCGAAACGTTACAAGTCGTCAACTTGCTTTCCAGTGACGGCATTCAATACATGTTTGAAAGCATGGTAGAAAACTTCGTAGGCTTCGCGCCGCTAGGTACCGTCCTCGTTACGATGCTTGGTATCGGAATCGCCGAGCGTTCAGGGCTGATCAGTGCTATGCTTCGTGGACTCGTTACATCCGTACCACGTTCACTGATGACAGCAGCGCTCGTATTCGGTGGTATCATGTCCAGTATGGCAGCTGATGCCGGTTACGTTGTTTTGACACCACTCGGAGCAGTTCTATTTGCTGGTCTTGGACGTCACCCACTTGCAGGTCTTGCTGCAGCATTTGCGGGTGTTTCCGCTGGTTTCAGTGCCAACTTGCTCCTCACATCATTGGATCCACTGCTTGGTGATTTGACGATTCAAGCGGCAGCGACCATTGATCCTGCGTATGCGGATACGATCCTTTATACGATGAACTATTTCTTCATGATTGCATCTGTTTTTGTTCTTACGATTGTCGGTACACTTGTAACAGACAAAATCGTCGAGCCACGTCTGGGAGATTACAAGGGTGGCGTGGAAGAAGAAGTCAACTACCTTTCTCCACTCGAGAAAAAAGGTATGATTGGTGCTCTGATCGCGTTCATCGTGACGATCGGGCTGCTATCCCTGCTCGTCGTACCATCCTGGGGACCATTGCGTAACCCTGATGATTTCTTAGCATCTCCATTTTTCCATAGCTTAGTGCCTGTCATTCTGATCATGTTCTTCGTTCCTAGTTATGTTTACGGGAAGATTACAGACGAGATCAAGAATGATAAGGACGTAGCCAATCAAATGTCTGATACGATGGCAAGCATGGGAATTTACATTGTCCTTGCCTTCACGGCTGGTCAATTCGTTGCCTATTTCAACCATACGAATCTCGGAAAAGTCATTGCTGTCAGCGGTGCTGAGTTCTTGGATTCCATCGGTTTCACAGGCATTGGTCTAATCATTGCATTCATGTTCGTAGCTGGTTTCATCAACCTGTTCATCGGAAGCTCGTCAGCGAAGTGGGCGATTATGGCTCCCGTATTCGTTCCGTTGATGATGCAGCTCGGCTACTCTCCGGAGCTTACGACACTTGCTTACCGGATTGCCGACTCTACGACGAACATCATTTCACCATTGATGCCATACTTCGCAATCGTCATTGCGTTTGCCCAAAAGTATGATAAGAAGGTCGGTATTGGTACATTGATTTCTACCATGCTTCCTTATTCCATTGCATTCTTTGTCATTTGGACATTGATGCTGTTGATTTGGATGCTGACCGGGTTGCCAATCGGTCCTGGAGCAGGATTCGAATACAATGGATAA
- a CDS encoding TIGR04104 family putative zinc finger protein produces MRCKACGRSWTFGKALLSSIKVTGRKECPHCGAEHFSTRRSYHRSGILAVSAFLVFMFLIETFQMRLPSALFFAVFLLVIVLFVQPLVIHLSDEEVLHKE; encoded by the coding sequence GTGAGATGTAAGGCATGTGGCCGCAGTTGGACATTTGGAAAAGCGCTGCTTTCATCGATAAAAGTCACCGGAAGGAAAGAATGCCCGCATTGTGGAGCGGAACATTTCTCTACGAGACGATCTTATCATCGTTCAGGGATATTAGCAGTTTCGGCATTTTTAGTGTTTATGTTTTTAATAGAAACGTTCCAAATGCGCCTGCCGTCAGCCCTGTTTTTCGCTGTCTTCCTTTTAGTAATCGTCCTATTCGTCCAACCGCTGGTGATCCACTTGTCTGATGAGGAAGTCTTGCATAAGGAGTGA
- a CDS encoding SDR family NAD(P)-dependent oxidoreductase — protein MNERVKGKKVLITGASSGIGEFLAIHVAQQGGTPILVARTAHKLEIIAEKIEEAFGVNSPWYPADLSNDAEWKDTIDRICYEHGSIDGLINNAGIAVFDPVAESNWQDIERMLSVNVKSLFRATHQLLPHLVQHGEGHIINIASQAGKIATPKSAVYAATKHAVIGFTNALRMEVEPLGIYVTSVNLGPVRTNFFQQADPSGKYEKSVDKIMLDPNHVARTVVDHLFTKQREINMPSWMDSGSKVYSLAPVAMEKLMQKQFNKK, from the coding sequence ATGAATGAACGAGTAAAAGGAAAAAAAGTGCTGATTACTGGGGCCTCGAGTGGAATTGGCGAATTTCTCGCGATTCACGTTGCACAGCAAGGCGGGACTCCGATCCTTGTTGCACGGACCGCACACAAATTAGAAATTATCGCAGAGAAGATTGAAGAAGCCTTTGGTGTTAATAGTCCCTGGTACCCTGCAGATTTATCCAATGATGCCGAGTGGAAAGATACGATTGATCGGATTTGTTATGAACATGGATCCATTGATGGGCTGATTAACAATGCAGGGATCGCCGTGTTTGATCCAGTGGCCGAATCGAATTGGCAGGATATCGAGCGTATGCTTTCTGTTAACGTGAAGTCGTTGTTTCGTGCCACACATCAGCTGTTGCCTCATTTGGTGCAGCATGGAGAAGGACACATCATCAATATAGCGTCGCAGGCAGGCAAAATCGCCACACCGAAATCAGCGGTTTATGCAGCGACTAAGCACGCGGTCATAGGGTTCACAAATGCGTTAAGGATGGAAGTAGAGCCTTTAGGCATCTATGTCACTTCCGTCAACCTCGGACCTGTGAGAACGAATTTCTTTCAACAGGCGGACCCGAGCGGGAAGTATGAGAAGTCTGTCGATAAGATCATGCTTGACCCGAACCACGTAGCAAGGACTGTCGTCGACCATTTATTTACGAAACAGCGGGAGATCAATATGCCTTCCTGGATGGATTCCGGAAGCAAAGTCTACTCTCTCGCACCAGTCGCAATGGAAAAACTCATGCAAAAACAATTCAACAAAAAATGA
- a CDS encoding DUF3951 domain-containing protein, with amino-acid sequence MVSTIITVLFSCLIVSVVLRTAYRMFVKKQYPDNSYTPFDYVSGQAETPFHEEEREEEEENDRKGQRYN; translated from the coding sequence ATGGTTTCCACAATCATTACAGTGCTGTTTTCCTGCTTGATTGTTTCCGTTGTCCTGCGCACCGCTTATCGTATGTTTGTGAAAAAGCAGTACCCGGACAACTCCTATACACCGTTCGATTACGTGAGCGGACAAGCAGAAACGCCTTTTCATGAAGAAGAAAGGGAAGAGGAAGAAGAAAATGACAGAAAAGGGCAGCGTTATAACTAA
- a CDS encoding DUF2515 family protein: protein MFSSKWRMLKKELKAALKSTPVSLTAEEDMLVKEMRKITQEKNRNNATRTMAYFHFFEKHPEIHWALLAHLVSRNAGWNMTDLKGEYLPKLLTGKEGTDFFVFLERGNWLIFQDAYPQLLLYDASLKHGRPLYHLLDALNVSKFMKPFWERFWENGNSEELTKALIVNEQHYIENRVVRNHLYMATVMDKVMFKLQDVLSMNHILFPYMTPIQQKIKLVGGTVHHFSAVDERILLGRSLYELLYGVRSRLDQIVQWCSAHAHTGSRKDYWPQLFNDVNETPPGHVHEMTVNPCKRNQNGPKIYSPRLEIVWEDWVHAEAETGDWFKSVNILELMKKNAKEFSGDIESLYCRTLEEIEFASQTKHAFFQNTEGRSGDRP from the coding sequence ATGTTTTCATCCAAATGGCGCATGCTGAAAAAAGAGTTGAAGGCCGCATTGAAATCGACTCCAGTCTCATTGACCGCAGAGGAAGACATGCTAGTGAAGGAAATGAGGAAGATCACTCAGGAAAAGAACCGAAACAACGCGACACGAACGATGGCGTATTTTCATTTTTTTGAGAAGCATCCTGAAATTCACTGGGCACTGCTCGCCCATCTCGTATCCAGAAACGCCGGCTGGAACATGACTGACCTGAAGGGTGAATATCTACCAAAGTTGCTGACAGGAAAAGAAGGAACAGACTTTTTCGTTTTCTTAGAACGGGGAAATTGGCTCATTTTTCAGGATGCCTATCCACAACTATTATTGTATGATGCCAGTTTGAAGCATGGCCGCCCCCTCTACCATCTGTTGGATGCGTTGAACGTATCTAAATTCATGAAGCCTTTTTGGGAACGCTTTTGGGAAAATGGAAATAGTGAAGAACTGACCAAAGCACTGATCGTTAATGAACAGCATTATATTGAAAATCGTGTGGTAAGAAACCACCTCTATATGGCGACAGTCATGGACAAAGTAATGTTCAAACTTCAAGATGTGCTTTCTATGAATCATATCCTCTTCCCTTATATGACCCCGATCCAGCAAAAGATAAAACTCGTCGGTGGAACCGTTCACCACTTTTCGGCCGTGGATGAACGCATTCTGCTCGGAAGATCCCTTTACGAGCTTCTTTATGGTGTGCGATCCCGCTTGGATCAAATCGTCCAATGGTGCTCCGCTCATGCTCACACGGGCTCGCGTAAAGATTACTGGCCGCAACTTTTCAACGATGTCAATGAAACACCTCCAGGTCATGTCCATGAAATGACCGTGAACCCATGCAAACGAAATCAGAACGGGCCAAAAATCTACAGTCCCCGGTTGGAGATTGTATGGGAGGACTGGGTCCATGCAGAGGCGGAGACAGGTGATTGGTTCAAAAGTGTAAATATCCTCGAATTGATGAAAAAAAATGCAAAGGAATTCAGTGGAGATATTGAATCGTTGTACTGCCGGACGTTGGAAGAAATCGAGTTCGCCTCCCAAACGAAACATGCCTTCTTTCAAAACACAGAAGGACGATCCGGAGACCGTCCTTAG
- a CDS encoding class I SAM-dependent methyltransferase, which produces MSQTTEHNSKAWDKKVEDGVRYTQSVTHETIEKARSGEWSIGVTADRQVPRSWFPEPLKGMKILCLASGGGQQGPVLAAAGADVTVFDLSEKQLQQDERVAEQEALELKTVKGDMTDLSAFADETFDLIVHPVANVFIENVRPVWEEAARVLKDKGTLISGFMNPVLYLFDADKEDEGKLEVAHTIPYSALEEEEVIEGETLEFGHTLEDQLQGQTDAGFVIAGIYEDDFGGGRTIDHHIKTMLATRAVKLKV; this is translated from the coding sequence ATGAGCCAAACGACAGAACATAACAGTAAAGCATGGGACAAAAAAGTGGAAGACGGGGTACGTTACACCCAAAGCGTCACGCATGAAACAATCGAAAAAGCTCGTAGCGGGGAGTGGTCGATCGGTGTGACCGCCGATCGACAGGTGCCGAGAAGCTGGTTCCCCGAACCGTTGAAAGGGATGAAAATCCTCTGCCTCGCATCCGGAGGCGGCCAGCAGGGCCCTGTTCTTGCTGCTGCAGGTGCTGACGTCACCGTTTTTGATTTATCGGAAAAGCAGCTTCAACAAGACGAAAGGGTAGCTGAACAAGAAGCGCTGGAATTGAAAACGGTTAAAGGTGACATGACCGATTTATCCGCATTCGCAGATGAGACGTTCGATCTGATTGTCCACCCTGTCGCTAACGTATTCATCGAGAATGTACGACCGGTTTGGGAGGAAGCGGCCCGTGTTTTGAAGGATAAAGGAACGCTCATTTCTGGCTTTATGAATCCTGTCCTTTATTTGTTTGATGCAGATAAAGAGGACGAAGGCAAGTTGGAAGTGGCTCATACGATTCCTTACTCCGCACTTGAAGAAGAAGAAGTGATTGAAGGCGAAACGCTTGAGTTCGGTCACACACTGGAAGACCAACTACAAGGCCAGACGGATGCAGGCTTCGTCATTGCAGGAATCTATGAGGATGACTTCGGCGGTGGAAGAACGATTGATCACCATATAAAAACAATGCTTGCCACAAGAGCCGTTAAATTAAAAGTGTAA